AGAAATTATCAGGAACATCAGGGAGACCTTCAGAAGAGCGAGCAACTTATGCAGCGGAAGAACTATGGGCTACTTTCTTAGCATGGCCAACCTCTTCAAGAGTGAGCATCGAATGGGCGTGATAAAATTGCGGCAAAGAGTCTCGTTGGCGAATAAGAGTCGCCACACCTTGGTAGGTCTCGGTAAGACTAGAGACCAATTGAAGAACCAGACGATGGTTAGCCACTAGAGATCCAACATTCTTGAGTTGATCCGCCAGAGATTTGAGATGTTGACAATAGGTAGAGACATTAGGAAAATCGACCATGTCGACATGAGTGAAGTCGTACTCAAGGGTGACATCACGAGAGTGTTTGTTATCTTGGATGATATCACGCAAGCGACTCCAAGCCTTCATCGCCGTGGTGTCAGTTTCCAGAATCGTATGCAACAGATCATGAGAGATAGTAGCGTAGAGCCATTGGAGAACGGTGGCATCAACGGTGGACCACAATTCTTTGTCCTTCTCCTATTGAGGCCATTTCTCCATTCCTACCATCGGAGGAATAATATGATCAATTACCCGAAGGGATCGTGCATGAATCTTAAATAGTTTTGTCCAAGTGGAATATTGGACGTTCTCCATCTCAAGAGTGATGAAAAGATGTTTCTTGATGTTGGAGGCAGCAAGAGCAGGATGAAAGAAAGATTTGGAGTTAGACATGATGAGAGAAAAGAGAGGACGAGGAAGGAGAAGGGGTGCTGCGGCAGCGGAAGACCTAGAAGAAGGAGAAGTCAGATTTTTCCCTAGACAGCTGATACCATAAAAGAGATTAATCCCTTTATCTATTTCATTAATCTCAATAGTTTATACACACAAATAGAAGAGTATAATTAGGCTATAATTAAGGAAACTAAATATCTCTATATTaggaactaaatatatacaatctgttacaatctgtcagaatatattttcatatattctaaTAAGATATTCATCACGAATTTTTTTGTCTTTAATCGTTCGATTTtgatttaaccaataagaaaatgttCATATGATCATATAAACATATATGCACAAAATAGAAATAGTAGTAAGAATAGAAAtgcaaaataaatttatacGACATTGATCATTTTTGCCTAGACATAATTGTTTGAATTCATTCTAAAGACTCACGCAATAAATTATAGAAACAGTATTAATTATTTGTCTTTGTCACAATCAGATTTAAAATTGAGAACAAAGAAGATAATATTAATTTGTGTTGATAAGAGAGAAGGTATCCCAATAGAGACGCAAAGAGGCTAGTTTTGTTGCCTATGGACGGAAATAATactaaaatttagaaaataaggTTAGTAAAATGTTAAAGGCATTGTTATATAATTAGGAGTAGactaataattttaatataatcttaTTGGGTTATCAGTTCAACcattaatcaaaataataaaatcaaaaatcGAATCAATAacagaataatttttttataaaaccgttaacccaatatcaataaacCAAcaatgtcttttttttttgattcgATTTGCtggttaaattaa
This DNA window, taken from Solanum dulcamara chromosome 3, daSolDulc1.2, whole genome shotgun sequence, encodes the following:
- the LOC129881962 gene encoding uncharacterized protein LOC129881962 is translated as MKAWSRLRDIIQDNKHSRDVTLEYDFTHVDMVDFPNVSTYCQHLKSLADQLKNVGSLVANHRLVLQLVSSLTETYQGVATLIRQRDSLPQFYHAHSMLTLEEVGHAKKVAHSSSAA